Proteins encoded by one window of Cylindrospermum stagnale PCC 7417:
- a CDS encoding ATP adenylyltransferase family protein, producing the protein MALGKILLEPDTLWKSVKERTEHALQCGALLSIPTEFEFVEQDGVRFLVRILSNLNRKKAAKKKQEKQTAISGEEFNPFLPYEEDLFVADISDTHVCILNKFNVVDYHLLLITRAFEEQENLLTLADFAAMWACLADFDGLVFYNSGKIAGASQRHKHLQIVPLPLVPSGVQIPIEPLLTEAKFQDGIATIPGFAFVHAFTTLNPLMGAESTLERYHGLLQAVDFQPSGAYNLLVTREWMLIVLRSHEEFEKISINSLGFAGALLVRNQQQMQILQDYGPMTILRKVAVPTL; encoded by the coding sequence ATGGCACTAGGGAAAATATTACTCGAACCTGACACATTATGGAAAAGTGTCAAAGAACGGACTGAACACGCGTTGCAATGTGGGGCGCTGCTGTCGATACCGACAGAGTTTGAATTTGTCGAACAGGATGGGGTGCGGTTCTTGGTGCGGATTTTGTCTAATCTGAACCGCAAAAAAGCAGCTAAGAAGAAACAAGAGAAACAAACCGCTATCTCTGGTGAAGAGTTTAATCCTTTTTTACCTTATGAAGAAGATTTGTTTGTGGCGGATATTTCCGACACGCATGTTTGTATTTTGAATAAATTTAATGTTGTTGACTATCACCTGTTGCTGATTACCCGTGCTTTTGAAGAACAGGAAAACTTGCTCACTTTGGCAGATTTTGCGGCTATGTGGGCGTGTTTGGCTGATTTCGATGGTTTGGTATTCTACAATAGTGGCAAAATTGCGGGGGCCAGTCAGCGACACAAGCATTTGCAAATTGTCCCTCTACCACTTGTACCGTCGGGAGTGCAGATACCCATTGAACCGCTGCTGACAGAAGCAAAATTTCAGGATGGCATCGCAACTATACCAGGATTTGCCTTTGTCCACGCCTTCACCACCCTAAATCCTCTAATGGGTGCTGAATCGACACTTGAGCGTTATCACGGCTTATTGCAGGCTGTGGATTTTCAGCCATCTGGTGCTTATAATTTGCTAGTGACGCGAGAGTGGATGTTGATTGTTTTGCGATCGCATGAAGAGTTTGAGAAAATATCTATAAATTCCCTAGGCTTCGCGGGAGCGTTGTTGGTGCGAAATCAACAACAAATGCAGATTCTCCAAGACTACGGCCCCATGACTATCCTGAGGAAAGTTGCGGTACCTACGCTATAG
- a CDS encoding hybrid sensor histidine kinase/response regulator, whose protein sequence is MSISKIENGVILIVDDNPTNLGVLFDFLADSGFQVLVAQDGEDAIEQVKYALPDLILLDILMPGMDGFETCEHLKAQESTKEIPVIFMTALSETVDKVRGLNLGAVDYITKPLQHEEVLARVKIHLSLRNLTKRLQEQNVLLEQEIQERTKAENALLKLTSELEERVEERTAALEQSNQLLQQEIQEHIFTEQALQESEARYRKQANQLEVAFRQLQEAQSQLVHSEKMSSLGQLVAGVAHEINNPVNFIYGNLTHAYQYTQDLLDLLNLYAKYTPSPLPEIQKLTEAIDLEFLSEDLPKLLSSMKVGADRIRQIIQSLRIFSRVDEAQMKPMDIHAGLDSTLLILHNRFKASSNYLGIQLVKEYGDLPLVECYAGQLNQVFMNLLANALDALEEYDKERSPQEIYFCRSTIRIRTEVTDNEFVTIWIGDTGLGMAEEVRDRLFDPFFTTKAAGRGTGLGLSISHQIIVSKHGGQIMCLSAPGQGTEFMIKIPIRSHSLELAYSKK, encoded by the coding sequence ATGAGTATTTCAAAGATTGAAAATGGCGTTATCTTAATCGTTGATGACAACCCTACAAATTTAGGAGTATTATTCGATTTCTTGGCTGATTCTGGCTTTCAGGTGTTGGTAGCGCAGGATGGCGAGGATGCAATTGAGCAGGTCAAATATGCTCTTCCCGATCTTATTTTGTTAGATATACTCATGCCCGGAATGGACGGGTTTGAAACTTGCGAGCACTTGAAAGCTCAGGAATCAACTAAAGAGATCCCCGTGATTTTTATGACTGCGCTTTCTGAGACGGTGGATAAAGTCAGAGGGTTGAATCTCGGGGCGGTGGATTACATCACTAAGCCGCTTCAGCATGAAGAGGTTTTAGCTCGTGTCAAAATCCATTTAAGCCTGCGTAATCTGACCAAGAGACTGCAAGAGCAAAATGTGCTTCTGGAACAGGAGATTCAAGAGCGAACTAAGGCAGAGAACGCACTCTTAAAACTTACATCTGAGTTAGAAGAACGGGTGGAAGAAAGGACGGCTGCACTTGAGCAATCTAATCAGCTGCTGCAACAGGAAATCCAAGAGCATATTTTTACAGAGCAAGCATTGCAAGAATCAGAAGCACGCTACCGAAAACAAGCCAATCAGCTTGAAGTTGCTTTTCGCCAACTTCAAGAAGCTCAAAGCCAACTGGTTCATAGTGAAAAAATGTCCAGTCTGGGACAATTGGTAGCGGGTGTCGCCCATGAAATTAACAATCCCGTCAACTTCATCTATGGGAATCTGACTCACGCTTATCAATATACCCAAGACTTGCTCGATCTCTTGAATCTCTATGCCAAGTACACTCCCTCACCGCTACCTGAAATTCAGAAGCTAACTGAGGCGATAGATTTAGAATTTTTGAGTGAAGATCTGCCCAAATTGCTGAGTTCGATGAAGGTTGGGGCTGACCGCATCCGCCAGATTATTCAGTCGTTACGGATTTTTTCCCGCGTGGATGAAGCCCAAATGAAGCCGATGGATATTCACGCTGGGCTAGATAGTACGTTGCTGATTTTGCACAATCGGTTCAAAGCCAGCTCTAACTATTTAGGTATTCAACTCGTTAAAGAGTATGGCGACCTACCCCTTGTGGAGTGTTATGCGGGACAACTCAACCAAGTGTTTATGAATCTACTGGCGAATGCTCTTGATGCTCTGGAGGAGTACGATAAAGAGCGATCGCCACAGGAGATTTACTTTTGCCGCAGTACGATTCGGATTCGCACCGAAGTAACTGACAATGAGTTTGTCACTATTTGGATTGGGGATACTGGCCTCGGTATGGCAGAGGAAGTACGCGATCGCCTATTTGACCCCTTCTTTACGACAAAAGCCGCAGGTAGAGGCACAGGTTTAGGCTTGTCGATTAGCCACCAAATTATTGTCTCCAAACATGGTGGTCAGATAATGTGTCTTTCAGCACCTGGGCAGGGAACAGAGTTTATGATTAAAATTCCGATTCGCTCGCACTCTCTAGAATTGGCGTACTCCAAGAAATAA
- a CDS encoding family 3 adenylate cyclase — MTNKLRKDQYSPSLFDITQDIVGTLPLKLIAKWMESEQTQEVAQQLLEPYKVKGYSVSSDSVGLTKLTKQKGLLEILAIINQPKEILYGFGIALGGYGVGIWAADNTQMFYPASVNPETLLSALLTIQREISKNCQIQIGIGAHYGDFYYINGGLYGLEADTIEEITENETEGGEIAISQGFYQRLPSNHNFTIVQKDEVETIIGNIFRVLDGPILADVPPGNKQYPIPYSQIFYADLIAYQNRQNDPIFRQELADKYLQNKVVVLIERENKDTAAPDVFMFTNLAFSAKMKDIGLRLLAESNGEEIKVIGSLGIYIFDEAIAAFNFAQAFRYELAVLDITTRIGIDTGQVLISDLAVGGKDIAGMPVNIASKMAQDQGEFGKLYVNSTIKELLDLREFTEITYTVSGVEITAYQG, encoded by the coding sequence ATGACTAACAAATTGAGAAAGGATCAATATTCTCCATCCCTGTTTGACATTACCCAAGATATCGTCGGCACGTTGCCACTGAAACTAATTGCCAAGTGGATGGAGAGTGAGCAAACTCAAGAAGTAGCCCAGCAGTTACTTGAGCCGTATAAAGTTAAAGGTTATAGCGTATCTTCTGATTCCGTTGGACTAACCAAACTGACGAAACAAAAAGGCTTATTGGAAATTTTAGCAATCATTAACCAGCCAAAGGAAATCCTCTACGGCTTTGGTATCGCCCTTGGTGGATATGGCGTTGGTATTTGGGCTGCTGACAACACGCAAATGTTTTATCCAGCATCAGTTAATCCGGAAACTCTTTTATCTGCGTTGCTGACAATCCAACGAGAAATTAGCAAAAATTGCCAAATTCAAATTGGAATTGGCGCACATTATGGCGATTTTTACTACATTAATGGTGGATTGTATGGTTTAGAAGCAGACACTATAGAAGAAATTACTGAAAATGAAACAGAAGGCGGAGAAATAGCTATCAGCCAAGGATTTTATCAGAGGTTGCCATCTAACCACAATTTTACTATTGTTCAAAAAGATGAAGTAGAAACAATCATTGGCAATATTTTTCGGGTGTTAGACGGGCCAATTTTAGCTGATGTGCCGCCTGGGAATAAACAATATCCTATTCCCTATTCTCAAATTTTTTATGCAGACTTAATCGCTTATCAAAACCGACAGAATGATCCTATTTTTCGTCAAGAGTTAGCAGATAAGTACTTGCAAAATAAAGTAGTTGTTCTCATTGAGCGGGAAAACAAAGATACCGCAGCCCCTGATGTCTTCATGTTCACTAACTTGGCATTTTCTGCTAAGATGAAGGATATCGGTTTGCGTCTTCTTGCCGAAAGCAATGGTGAGGAAATTAAGGTAATTGGTTCTTTAGGAATTTATATTTTTGATGAAGCTATCGCAGCCTTCAACTTTGCCCAAGCATTTCGTTACGAACTAGCGGTACTAGATATCACTACCCGCATAGGGATTGACACTGGGCAAGTTTTGATTTCTGATTTGGCTGTGGGTGGTAAAGATATTGCCGGAATGCCGGTGAATATTGCTTCCAAAATGGCTCAAGATCAAGGGGAATTTGGAAAGCTGTATGTGAACTCCACAATTAAAGAATTACTGGATTTGAGGGAATTTACAGAAATTACCTATACAGTTTCTGGGGTTGAAATTACTGCCTATCAAGGTTAA